The genomic region AACCCAGTTGATTTCCCTGAAGTCTTGGTCACACTCCAATTTCATAACAGATCCTCCTATTCCTGTGCCTGACAATCAGAGAACAGGTTAGTGCAGACTCCGCCCCTCCCCTCTTATTCTGTCGATATCAGTACCAGGTGGGGAGGAGCTGGTCTCCTCTCTTAGTTCCAGAGTGTTTTTGCCTTTCTGACCTCCTCTCCACACCCTAAACATCACCCCTGGATCTTCTCCCATCCTCTGAACAGCCTCCCTCTTGGAAGGTCCAGGTTGTTCATGGTAACACCTCCTACAGGTGCCTTTTCCTTCTACTTCCTGCATTGGGGCATCTGCAAATGAGAAAatccctctgtcccctcccctgctgctgctgctgctgctgctaagtcgcttcagtcgtgcctgactctgtgcgaccccatagacggcagcccaacaggctccgccgtccctgggattctccaggcaagaacactggagtgggttgccatttccttcttcaatgcatgaaagtgaaaagtgaaagtgaagtcactgagtcgtgaccgactcttcgtgaccccatgggctgcagcctaccaggctcctctgtccatgggattttccaggcaagaatactggagtgggttgccattgccttctccagtcctAAATCAGCCTGGTCCCTGCAGGAGAACCTTCCCCACCCCTTGTGGAGCTGAAGCTATCCCTGTCCTGATTTTGTCTTCATTACTCACTCATTACTTTATTACTCATTCGAAGTGAGCATGAATCGATGTCATTTTATCTTTCGCTCAATTGCTCACCTGGCTCACTGGCTCCGCCCTGCTCTGGGCTTTCCCAGCCCGGGTCTCCCCTGGTGGCCACTGTCAGCCACTACCTGTGTTTTCACTTTTCGAACATCAGCTGGGATTGCCCGGCTGCACAGGCTAAAAGCTGCACCATGGAGCTCAGGCAGCAGTTACACCTCAGACGGAGCTGGAAGTTCAGAGACACAAACGGAGCAACGAGCTGAGATCCAGAAGAGGAGGCTGAAGTCAGAGACGCCAGACAAGACTGAGATCCCAGGCAACAGCCTCAGAGTGGACACTTGATGCCCCGTTCGGACAGAGACCAGAGAGCAGGAATGAAGCTGGGTGAGCCCCCACATCATTGTCTGGGACCCTCGCCTCCCCACAGCCTGCACCCTCCCTGCCTGacgccctcctcccctcccctttctatCCTTCCTGAAGCAGACATGGCCCCGGGCTGCACGCTGGTGCTGGTGCTGATGCTGCTGACCGCGGCGCTGAGCAGGACAGGGGCAGCTCCCGTGCCCTCTGCCTCCAGGGCCGTCCCACCTGCCAGGGGCTGCCACATGGCCGAGTTCAAGTCTCTGTCCCCGCAAGAGCTGCAGGCCTTCAAGACGGCCAAGGATGCCTTTGTgagtccccccacccctcctgcaGTGGGtgagcccccagccccctcctgtGGGCTCCTAGATGACCTGGGCTGCAGGCGGGCCTGCCCTCCCTTCACGGGGCTGGCCTCCCCGCTCCCCGCAGTGGGCGAGCGTCTGTCCTGCCCTGGATGAGCCTCTACCATCCTTTGGGACGTTCACCTCCCCTCCTGTTGTTGGCCATCCTCGGGTCTCCCTGGGGTCCCCCTCCGTCCCTCCCGCTGTGATCTGACCTTGCCCTTGCTCTCTAGGAGGACTCGCTCCTGCAGAAGGACTGGGACTGCAGCGCCCGCCTGTTCCCCAGGACCCGGGACCTGAAGCACCTGCAGGTGAGTTGGGAGAGTCAGGCCCACCTGCCCTCACCCGCTCTGGCTCTGCAGGTGCCCCTCCCTCCTCTCGCGTGTCCTTCTCTCCCTGTCCTCCCCTGCGCTTCCCCTCAGCCAACCACGCGGACTGTGTCTCTCACCTGACCCTGACTTTCCCTTCCCCTGTCCCCTCACCTGCCCCTCACCTGTCCCCTCACCTGTCCCTCACCTGTCCCCTCACCTGTCCCCCTCACCTGTCCCCCTCACCTGTCCCCCTCACCTGCCCCCTCACCTGCCCCCTCACCTGTCCCCTCACCTGCCCCCTCACCTGTCCCCTCACCTGCCCCTCACCTGTCCCCTCACCTGCCCCCTCACCTGTCCCCCTCACCTGTCCCCTCACCTGCCCCCTCACCTGTCCCTCACCTGTCCCCCTCACCTGCCCCCCTCACCTGTCCCTCACCTGCCCCTCACCTGTCCCCTCACCTGCCCCTCACCTGTCCCCTCACCTGTCCCCCTCACCTGTCCCCTCACCTGTCCCTCTCTCACGTGCAGCTCTCACATGtcttctgcctcctcctcaggTGTGGGAGTGCCCCGTGGCTCTGAAGGCAGAGCTGGCCCTGACACTGACGGTCCTGGAGGCCATGGCTAACTCATCCCTGGGCCACAGCCTGGAGCGGCCCCTTCTCACGCTGCGGCACATCCACTCCAAGCTCCAGGCCTGTGTGAGTGCTGGGGCCCCTGGCCGGGTCTGGGCTCTGACCACCCGGACGTCCCCCTCGGTCCCCGGCTCCGCCTCACAGCCTCACCCctctctcctctgcccacaggtccCAGCTCAGCCCACAGCAGGCCCCAGGCCCCGGGGCCGCCTCCACCACTGGCTGCACCGGCTCCAGGAGGCCCAGAAGAAGGTGAGTGAGCGGAGAAGCCAAACTGAAGTCTGGGGCAGCTGGGATCCCAGGCGTGGGAGATACTGAGCCATCCCTCTCTCCCCTCAGGAGTCCCAGCACTGCCTCGAAGCCTCTGTGATGTTCAACCTCTTCCGCCTCCTCACCCAGGACCTGAAATGTGTTGCCATTGGAGACCAGTGTGTCTGACCCTGGAGACCCGCCTGCAACCTGTCTTTCCTTCTTAGATATTTTTTTACGCATCAAAACccgtttttttaatttattacctccaaataattatttctttatttatggaTGACATTTTCCAAACTCAGACCcagtatgtttatttttctactttttataaaaagtgtacaaataaacaatgaaaaaatgatGCTTCCTCCGGTGTGGGtctctgtgtttgtgtatgtaaatttttttattttttacttttgctgCCACAACAAATTCTCACAAATTGAATGACTCCACAGAATACAAATTCATTATCTCACACTTATACAGGTCAGGAATCTGGGTGGGCTTGGGTAGTTTCTTTGCTGTGGGTCTCACAGGCTAAGTCAAAGTGTGGCTGGCTGGATAGTTTCAGAGGCTCAGGAAAGGATCCCCTTTCAAACTCATTTAGGTTTTTGGCAGGATTCTGTTCCTTATGGTTGTCAAACTAAGGttccatttcctttgctgtgatgGCCCATCCTTAGCTCTTGGTCCGTTAACAAGGACCCTAGATCTCAGAGTCAACAGTCCTGAGTCAAATCCTTCTTATGCTTGCAGTCCctctcatttctcccttttccaCATTTCTCTTCTACCTTCAGCCTGagaaatttctctgcttttaagaacTTGTGTGTAGATTGAGTCTACTCAGggaatccaggataatctctctATTTCAAAGTCCATAAATCTTAATTACATCTTCAGATCCTTTAATTACACCTGCATGTGTAATAGGATTTATTCATAGGTCAGGGATGGGAGGTTGGCGTCTTTGGGGGACATTATTGATCCTCCCACAGTACCTATGTGATGGTGTGACACTGTCACTAGAAAGCATTCTTTTTTAAaccccttttttaaaatttattttatttaaatttttattattattagttttttggttttttttttagccatgacTCAGcatgtaggaccttagttccccaatcagggatcaaactcgcaccccttgcattggatgcacagagccttaaccactgaaccaccagggaatttcctaggATGCATTCTAAGTAAAGTAATATTAACTAAAAATGCCTTAATAATGAGAACATTTATTACTATATAGGATGAGAAATCTCGAACAGTGAGATCCATTTAAGCTGAGCTGTTCAGTATGGTCTCCAGATCACATGTAACTATTGTATATTTGAGAGGTAGTCAGTGCAAGTAGAGCTATGTTCTAAGATAAGATATCCTCCAGAATTTAAtgacttcttgttttttttatttttattttttcagatggtGCCTGCCAAGTTTCTCCACTGTAcagttactatttttctttttggagtaAATAAGGATGTGGGTAGACTTTGATACCATGTAAATCCCTATTACTTCTCAAACTCTGACCCATTTGTTTTAGCATCTATTGATGGAGTTTGCCTTACTGTTACTgtgctgctaagtcaattcagttgtgtctgactctttgcgaccccatggactgtagcccaccaggctcctctgtccatgggattctccaggcaacaactctgaagtgggttgccatgccctcccccaggggatcttcccaacccagtgatcgaacctgcatctcttaagtctcctgcattggcaggttggttctttaccactagtgccacatgggaagccccaaataagtgctagttactcagttgtgtccaattctttgcgaccccatggactgtagcccaccaggcacatctgtcctggaattctccaggcaagaatactggagtgggtagaacaCCAGCAGATGGCTTCTCTGCCACCATCGACTGAACCTTGACCCACCCACAGTGGGTGCAAGAGACACTAGTTCTTCCCCAAGACTAGAACACATTCCCTGGATGCATCCATTTCTGTGGGATGCACAGCCACAGAATATCATCTCGGGTGGTCAGTAGAAGACTTGACTGCTGGGTTGCTTTGGTCACTGACCCCCACATACCAGAAACCAGTCGTACATAATTGCGTGGGTTCCTCTAACCATTATAGGGCTGGTCCTCTGATTTGAAACTTCAATGTCTTTGGGAGATTCTATGAGTCTGTCACTCTTGGCTCTCCCCACCCAAGCAAGTCTCATTCTCTGAGGGATCTGGGAATCACAGATGTCAAAGTTCACAGTTATAATACTCTGGGTTCTGCTATTTGTGTGTCCCCATGTTTGCAAACCCCATGTCTCTGGTGGTATTCTTTTCTCCTGGTGtcagttcattttcatttattaagtGGTGTTATACTTACTAGTGAGAGCAATCATTCTGAGACAGGGAGAGTGGAGGAAGCCTGACTTTGAACTTGGACCTGAATTTGATAGCCAGATGGGATATTTATCTGCTAAGTGACTTGTCATAATATATTTACCTTGCCTGGCCTCTagatttcttcatctgaaaataaCTTAAGGGGActaccttggtggtccagtgactaagaccccttgctcccaatgcagggggtccgggtttgatccctggtcagggaactggatcccacatgccgcaactaagagttcgaatgccacatctaaagatcctgtatgccccAACGAAGATAGAAGATCCATGTGCTTCGACTAacacccagtgcagtcaaataaataaataataaaaattaaaaaaaatttttttaaagaaaagaacttaAGGATACCTCTCTTTAAAAGGTTCATTTATTCATCCCTGCAGCCATTCAGTCGTCCACTCATTCTACACAGATGGTGTTTCCTAGTCGCCTGTTATTTGCCAATATTGTGGATACAGAGCCACAGGCTCCTGTCCTCCCAGGAACTTCAGTCTGGGGAGGATGCTGgttattaaagtttgagaaacagaaagaagaccAGTGTGCTGGAGTCCAGAACTCCTCAGAGGGATGGCTGGGAGTGAGGTTAGGCTGGCCAATTGGGACCAGGGCCTTTGGTGTCTGTGAAGTCTTTAAGCATTTGGATTTTTCTATAAGATACACAGGGAGTCATTGCAGAGTTTTAATCAAAGATACAACTGCTCagatttatatttctaaaagttcAGGCCTCAGAAGAGGAGAGCTCCCTAGAGTACCTAAGAATAGATGAGGGAGTTTGggtgagagatgatggtgacATGTATTCAAGTAAAGAGGTTCTTCCATAGGTTAGAAACAATATATGCCAAGAGATTAGCATCTCATCTGATGGACTGAAGTATCTCAAGTCTGAGAAAGGATGATGGTCATGGTTGAAAATGCGAGCTCTGAGGTCAGAGAGATCTTGGAATCTCAACCAACGCTCACTTAGTGACTGCATGACCCGGGGCAAGTCAGTTAAGTTTTTAGTTTCcaatcagtaaaataaattataatatccTGCCCCCATTGGGAGGTAGTGGGAATTAAATGTGTTAAATCATGTCAAGTACCAAGACACAATCCCTGGCATAACATAAGGACTCATTATTAAATCAATTTatcatcattaaaatttttttttctaacgtGTGAACTGTCGAATAAGAGAGGAAGCTCTATCTTAAGGCCCTATCACTAAAATGGTTAAAGGAGACACGTTTGTGGGCAGCCCAACAAAAATGTCTCAGGTCATTCTTTTTGGCACAGTCCCTTCCCCACAttactcttttcttaaaaaataatttatatattttttatttttggccgcgTCATGTGGCTTTCTGGGAACTGGATCagggatcagggattgaacctgtgacccacacaatggaaacatggagtcctaactacCGGAAttcttcttccccctcccctccatcaACGTCATTCTTGATTGACCTAAACTCGCCTGCACTTGTCCTCTTGCTGAGGACTAGCGTAGGCTTGACCAGGTGACTGGATCAGCCACCATCCTCTCCATCCTCTAGGGAGACCAAATGATCAGATGGGGCAAGGGATTTATTGAAGCAACAACTATACAAGATGCGGGTGCATAGCTAAGGGAAACCAACAGAGGGCAGCACCCCTGGCCCGGCCAACAGCCGGAAGCTGGCGCCGTTCCTCCAGAAGGGACCTGAGAGGGAGTGATTTCCAGTCCCCTGACATAGATTCTTGCACCATCACTGCTGCCAGCTCAGCTGGGAGCTAGTCAGGAGAGTCAGTATCCACCTGCTCTTTTCCTCCCTCCAGTTTTCTGCTAACACCTCCCATGCCTGAACCCAGCTGGAAGGCAGAAGGCAAGGGAGTCCCAACGGATGTAATCCACACAGCCCCACCTAGAGCGGAGCAGAGAGTGAAtctagagagaaaagagaggacctgttttgggacttccctggcagtgcaatggttagaactctgcgtttccactgcaggaggacggagtttgatcactggtcaagaaactaagatacCTTCAGGCCATAGAGcaggcaaaaaaagaagaagaagaagacagacaggACACTTTTCACAGGGGTCGGATTCTGAGGGAAATTTGGCTTGAGAGGAGGTGACTACTCTAAGAAagattttattatctttcttGTGGTAGGCTGAAAAGCGACTCTCCCAGAGATATCCACAGCCCAACCCTGGGACCTATAAAAGTGACCTTACTTGGggaatgaaaaacaaagattttttaaagatgtgATGATTAAATTAAGTATTTTGAGATGAAATTATCTTGAATTATCAAGCTGAGATGGAAATACTCAGGCAAGCATCATCATAAGAGAGATATAAAGGGAGAGCCCCTAGGAGAGATGGTTCAATTGCTCTGGGACCCCAGAAGTCATCAAGAAATGTCCTCCCAAATAATTTTGTCCACTTAGTCAACAAacatctgctctgtgccaggccctgaaTTGGGTGATGAGGGGACACCATGATGACAAAGAGAACCCAGGTCCTGCCCTCACGGAGTTCCCAGTCCGGTTACTCTCAAGCTTTCCAGCacttgattttcatttattttcttcattttgttttgtttgtttgtttgtttggggctgtgttgggtctttgtcaTGGTGCACTGGCTTCCCTATTTGCAGAGCATGACTGGCATGTGGGGTttcagttccctaaccagggatcaaatctatacccactgcattggaaggtggagtcttaaccactggaccactagggaagtctcagcACTTGGTATTTTTAATCCTTCTGTTTAAAGTCATTCAGGTGGATGAATAATGGTGTCTTACTGTGATTTTGttcttgctgtttttcagtcgctaagtcatgtccaactctttgtgaccccatggactgtagcaccccaggctcgcctgtcctccactatctcctggagtttactcaaactcatgtctatcgagttggtaatgccatccaacgatcttaTCCTCTGgcgtcccttctcctccagccttcaatctttcctagcatctgggtcttttcaaatgagtcagctctttgcatcaggtggccaaagtattggagcttcagcttcagcatcagtccttccaatgaatatttaggttgattccctttaagattggctggtttgatctccttgctgtccaagagactctcaagagtcttctccaacaccagttcgaAAGCACCaaatattcaattttaatttacatttccctaatgactaacaATGATGAGTATGCTTTCCTATTGTTATCTGCAATCCATATATCTTTCTTGGTGAAGTGTCTGTTTGAatgtttttttctcagttttattggGTTCTTTGGCTTATTACTGAGTTGCAAGTTTTCAAAAACATATTCTGGATAAAACATCTTTATTCAAAAGTAGttctgcaaatatcttctcccccTCCATGACTTGTCTTTTCATGTCTTCACCATGTCtattttttatgtatagtttATATGTATTCTTGAGATACAAATGACATATAGTAAATGGCACATATTTAAATTTACAACTTGATCACTTTTGATATATGAACTTATCTGTggaaccaccaccacaatcaagataataaCCATATCACTAGCCTCTATAGTATTGTCCTGCTACTTTGTAACTCTTCCCTTccttgctgattttttaaaataattaattgattttatttttggttgcgctgggtcttcattgctgtgcatgggctttctctagatgctTTGAGCAGGGCCACTCTGCGCtgcgatgcatgggcttctcattgtagtgatttctcttgttgtggagcacaggctctaggcccacaggcttcagtagttgcggcttgtgGGTTCTAgggtgcgggctcagtagttgtggcccacgggcttagttgatctgcagcatgtggaatcttcccgggccagggatcaaacccatgttcccctgcatcggcaggtggactcttatccactgtaccaccaaggaaggaCCCGTGCCCACCTTGCTTATTAACTCACTTCTGAATAAGTCAGAAAACTATCACATACTGGGTGACTCATTTATATCATTAGGACTCGGGCCCCAGAAACTGCTCACGCTGGGCCAAGCCTTCCCCTGCAGGCTGAGGCaacacacatggacatcattagGCAGAAAGACTGTTCATCTGGGGGCTTTTTcgctcttattttatttttttatgtttttgttgcttCAGTGATACATTACCACGCATTTAGCCATTTGAAACAacacatgtttattattttacagtttctgTAGATGGGAATTTTGAGTGGGCTCCACTGGGTCCTCTGCTTAGGGTCTGTCACcaggccaaaatcaaggtgttatcAGGGCTGCCTTCCTTCCAGGAGGCTCAGGGGAAGAATCTGTTTTTAAGCTCAAACACGCTGCTGGCGGAATTGTCCCCACAACTGTAGGACCGGGGTCTTGCTTCCTCCCGAGGTGTCCAGCAGGAATCGGTCTTTACTCTTAGAGGCTGCCTACACTCCTTCTGGTGGTTTCTATGCGGGCCCCTTCCAGCAACCCTGGGTGGAATCCTTCTCACACTTTGAACtgctttgatttctccttcaggaTCAATTCTCTGACCCCAGCCACAGAAAGTCCTCTGCTTTTATAGGGTTCATGGGATTAGACTGAGCCCACTCATCCAAGctgcctggtagctcagacagtaaagaatctgcctgcaatatgggagacccgggttcggtccctaggttgggaaaattccctggagaagggcatggcaacccactccagtattcttgcctaggaaattccatggacggaggagcctgatgggctacagtccacggggtcgcaaagagtcagacacaactgagtgactaacactttcactcagaTAACCCAGGATTATCTCTCTACTTTATTGCCTGAAACATCAATTACATGTGCAAAGTCCTTTTTGCCATGTAACATACTACTGTCACTTTTTTTCATTTGGCCATGCCACTCGGCTTGCGGTTCCTTAGTTCCtccactagggattgaacccaggccctcggcgGTGAAAGTGAATGTCCCCATCATTCACTTCTGTCTTATCCATCCAACAACTGTCTCAGGTCCTGTTATCTCTTCCAATCAACCTGAATTTGTTCAAACTACCTCAGCCTCTCAGTCTTCTAGATTCACCCCAATTCTTCACTCAACCCCTACAATCTGGCCCCCAGCCTCACCTGCCTACCATGACTGCCAGTGGTAAAGTTTTTGGGCAGCCTTTTGTTGATGGGGCCAGAAGGTTTAACTGGTCAAGAGGCATCCTTTCCAACCTCCTTCCACTGTGTCATCATGAAGCTGGAAACCAAAAACCCTTTCTCACACTCCTTTCCAGTTAAGCTCTGGATGCAAGTTAGTTTTGGCCAATGAGGTGTAGTCTAAGAGATTTAAAAGGGAGGAGTGAGATACAGACCTTCTTCCCACTGTCTTGATTTTGTTCTGCAGCAGGATCCcagttgggcttccccggtggcactagtggtaaagaa from Muntiacus reevesi chromosome 2, mMunRee1.1, whole genome shotgun sequence harbors:
- the LOC136158766 gene encoding interferon lambda-3-like, coding for MAPGCTLVLVLMLLTAALSRTGAAPVPSASRAVPPARGCHMAEFKSLSPQELQAFKTAKDAFEDSLLQKDWDCSARLFPRTRDLKHLQVWECPVALKAELALTLTVLEAMANSSLGHSLERPLLTLRHIHSKLQACVPAQPTAGPRPRGRLHHWLHRLQEAQKKESQHCLEASVMFNLFRLLTQDLKCVAIGDQCV